GACAGCTCCCGGGAGATCGAGCGGGCCATGCCGATCAGGCCGGCCTTGGCGGCGGCGTAGTTGGCCTGGTTGCCGATGCCCCACATGCCGGAGACCGATCCGATGTAGATGATCCGGCCGAACCGCTTGCGCTGCATGCTGCGCGACGCCCGCTGGGTCACCCGGAACGCCCCGGTGAGGTTGGCGTTGATCACCTCTTCGAACCGCTCCTCGGTCATCCGCATGAGGAAGGCGTCCTTGGAGATGCCCGCGTTGGCGACCAGCACCTCGACCGGCCCCTGGTGTTCCTCGACCTCCTTGAAGGCGCGGTCGACGGCGGCGTTGTCGGTGACGTCGCAGACGACGCCGAACAGCCCCTCGGGGGCGCCGGAGCCGCGGTGGGTGACCGCCACCTTGTGACCGTCGGCGGCCAGCCGCTGGGCGATCGCCAGGCCGATCCCCCGGTTCCCCCCGGTGACCAGCACGGATCGCGAGACGAACGGCGGCTTCGCTCCGGCGGGGGCGGCGGCGTTTTCGGTGGCGGCGGTATCGGTCATGATCGTCAACTTATCGTCTCGCGGTTGGTTCGCCGAAATCGACGCCACCGGGGGGTCGCCCGGGCTCAGCCCGGCAGTCGGCGGTTGATCAGTAGGGCGGCCAGCGCCGCGACGGCCAACGCCAGCGCGCCGAGGCGCAGCCAGCCGGTGCTGGCGTCACCCTTGATGGTCTCGTAGCCGATCTGCTCCTGCAGCGAGGTGAACACCTCCTTGAGCTGCTCGAGGCTGGACGCGGTGTAGGCGCTGCCCCCGGACAGTTCGGCGATGCGGCCGAGCATCGCGTCGTCGACCGGGACGGGTTGGCGTTGGTCGTTGATCTCGACGTAGCCGTAGGCGGTGCCGAACGACACCGTCGAGATGGGCACGCCCTGATCCTCGGCCGTGCGGGCGGCGGTGAACGCGCCCTTGGGGTTGTCCGGGTTCGACGGCACCGTCTCCTTGCCGTCCGACATCAGCACGATGCGGGCCGGCGGGGGTTCGTCGCCGCCGCCGATCACCGCGCCCACGGTGGCGATGGACTGCAGGGAGGTGAAGATGGCCTCGCCGGTCGCGGTGCGGTCGGCCAGCTGCAGCTTGTCGATCGCGTTCTTGGTGGCCTCCCGGTTGGTGGTCGGCGACACCAACACGGTCGCGGTCCCGGCGTAGGAGATCAGGCCCAGGTTGATCCCGGGGGTGAGCTGGTCGGCGAACTGCTTGGCGGCCTCCTGGGCGGCGGCCAACCGGCTGGGCGCCACGTCGGTGGCGCGCATCGATTGCGACACGTCGATCACCAGCATCACCACGGCCCGGTTGCGCGGGATCCGCACATCGTGGGTGGGGCCGGCCATCGCGATGGTCAGCAACGTCAACGAGCAGATCATCAGGATCGCCGGCACGTGGCGCCAGCGCGACGGGCGTTTGGGCGCAACGCTTTCCAGCAACTCCATGTTGGCGAAGCGGAGCACCCGCTGGTGGCGCGCCAACTGCACCACGATGTAGAGCGCGATCAGCCCCAGGACGGCGAGGAAGAACAGCAGGAACCAGGGGTGTTCGAAGCCGCTCAGCGACATCGGCCCGAGCAACGGCAGTGTCATAAACGCTCAGTCTTCTTTCTCGCGGTCATTGCCGGCCCGCCAGCGCGCCGCGGCGCCGAGACGCGACGAACCGCACGATGTCGGCGATCCAGTCCCGGTCGGTGCGCAGCGTCAACAGGGGCGCGCCGCACCGCCGCAGCGTGCGGGCCACCTCCTGACGGTGTGCGGCGGCGGCCTTCTCGAAGTCGTCGCGGAGTTGGGCGTCGATGGTGAATTCGCGGGTGACCCCGGACTCGGTGTCCTGCAGCACCACGTCGCCGACGTCGGGGAGCTCGACGTCGCGCGGATCGAGCACCTCGATGCCCAGAACCTCGTGGCGCGCGGAGATGGCGCGCAGCGGGCGCATCCAGTCGATGGGCCCGAGGAAGTCGCTGATCACCACCGCCATCCCGCGACGGCGCTCCGGCCGCCGCAGCGCGTCGATGGCGGCGCCCAGGTTGCCGCGCACCCCCTGCGGCGCCCGCGGCATCGTGGCGATGGTGCGCAACAGGGTCTGCTCGTGCTGACGTCCGGACAGCGCCGGCACGCGAACCATGTTGTCCCCGTTGGCGATCAACGCCCCGAGCCGGTTTCCGCCCCCGCTGTTGAGGTAGGTGATCGCCGCGGCGGCGGCGACCGCCAGATCCCGCTTCTCGCAGCCGGTGGTGCCGAAGTCGAGGCTGGCCGACATGTCGACCACCAGCCAGGTCTCCAGTTCGCGGTCGGCGATCATCTGGCGGACGTGCGGGTGGGTGGTACGCGCGGTCACCGACCAGTCCATCCGGCGCACGTCGTCGCCGGGCTGATACATCCGCGACTCCCCCGGCTCCGAACCCGGGCCGGGGATCAGGCCCAGGTGGTCGCCGTGCAGGACGCCGTCGAGCTTGCGCTTGACGGTGAGTTCCAGCGTGCGCAGGGCCGCCGAGAGTTTCGGATCGCCGATCTCGCCGCGCTGAAACGACGGCGGATGGACGGACTGCGAGTCACTCACCGACCGTTGGCCGCCGCAGCCGGCACCCCGGCGGGTGCCGCATTACCTTGCTGAGCAACAGCATTCACCTGCGGCAGCGCCACCGTCTGCAGCACCCGGTTGATCACGGTCTCCGGGGAGATGTCGTCGGCCAGCGCGTCGTAGGTCAGCACCAGTCGGTGCCGCAGCACGTCCGGGATGACCTCGATGACGTCCTGCGGGATCACGTAGTCGCGGCCGCGCACCAGCGCCAGCGCCCGGGCCGCGGCGATCACGCCCAGCGACGCCCGCGGCGAGGCGCCGAACGCCACCCAGGCCTTGACGTCGTTGAGGCCGAACTGCTCGGGCTGGCGGGTCGCGGTGATCACCCGCACCACGTAGTCGACCAGCGCGTGGTGGACGAAGTTGTTGGCGGCCAGGTCCTGCAGGCGCAGCAGGTCGCCGGGGTTCAGGATCTGCTTGGGCTCCGGGGGCGTCACGCCCATCCGGTAGATGATCTCGCGTTCCTCCTCGGGGCTGGGATAGTCCACATTGATCTTGAACAGGAAGCGGTCCCGCTGGGCTTCCGGCAGCGGGTACACGCCCTCGTTCTCGATCGGGTTCTGGGTGGCCATCACCAGGAACGGCTTGGGTAGCGGGTAGGTCTTGCCGCCGATGGAGATCTTGCGCTCGGCCATCACCTCGAGCAGCGCGGACTGCACCTTGGCGGGGGCGCGGTTGATCTCGTCGGCCAGCAGGAAGTTCACCACCACCGGACCGAGTTCGATGTCGAACTCCTCGCGGCCCTGACGGTAGATCCGGGTGCCGACGATGTCGGTGGGCACGAGGTCCGGGGTGAACTGGATGCGGGCGAAGGTACCGCCGACGACTTTGGCGAAGGTCTCCACGGCGAGCGTCTTGGCGACGCCGGGAACGCCTTCGAGCAGGACGTGCCCCTTGGCCAGCAGGCCCACCAGAATGCGCTCGACCAGCTGGTCCTGACCGACGATGATGCGCTTGACCTCGAAGATCGCCCGCTCGAGGGTGTGCACCTCAGCCGCCAGGCCGTTGGGTCCACCCGCCGGAGCACCTGTCGACGGCGGGGCCGCGTGTGCGCCGGAGGCCGGCGTGTAGTTGGGCGCCCCACCTGGTGATGTCATCGACTACGTCCTCCAGACTCCTGCATGATCCTGCTTCGATTGCCTACCCGGGCGGCGCGGTCACCATCTCCGACGGCGCCGTTGCCCGGACTCAACTATTCCAGGCAGTTCGGATTCCGTCGACGTGCCCCACCGGCTATCAGGATTTGCTTAGCAAGGCCGCCGGTGGACGCCCGCCGGGGGCACCGCGGCCCTCAGGACTCGATGATGCGGGCCACGTAGGGCTGCAGACCGGCCGTGCGCACCGGGCTGACCGTGACCTTGCCGGCGCTGCCGGAGGCCTCCAGCATGCGGCCCGCACCCAGGAAGATCGCCACGTGCTGGCTGCCGCCGGGCCCCCAGAACAGCAGATCCCCACGCTTGGCCTGCGACACCGGCACCTTGCGCCCGGTGTCGTACTGGTCCCCGGAGTACTTCGGGATCAGCACGCCGACCCCGGCGTAGGCGAACTGGGTGAACCCCGAGCAGTCGAACCCGACGGTGCCCGCCCCGGAGTCGATCCCGGTCGACGGCCCGGTCGGTTTGCCGCCGCCCCACGAGTACGGCACACCCATCTGGGTTCCGCCGCGCCGGATGACGTACTCGATGGCCTGCGGGCCGCGTACCCGGCCGGGGTTGACTCCGGTCGGCGCGCCACCGATGCCGATGCTCGACAGGAACTTGCGCCCGAGGTCCATGGTCGCCTGGGTCGCCTGCGCGGTGGCCGCCAGCGAGGCGTTGGCAATGGCCAACGGATCCCCGGGCGCGCCCGCGCTGAGCACCTTCGGCAGGGTGGGGTCCCACGCCCCGGCGTCGGGTTCGGCCGCGGCAGGGGTTGCGAGCCCCGCCGCCAGCACGATCGCCACCACCGCGGTCAACAGGACGCGCTGGTAACGGAACAGCTTGTGGCGCATAGATTTACATCTTCCGTCAGTATTCGATGTAGCGGACGACGTGCGGGGTCATGCCGCTGGTGCGCACCGGCGAGATCTTGACGTGCGAACCGGTGTAGGGCGCTTCGAGCATCTGCCCATCCCCCAGGTAGATCGTGACGTGCTGGCTGCCGCCGGGACCGTAGAAGATGACGTCTCCGCGGCGCATCTGCGACGACGGGATCTTGCGGCCCATGTTGTACTGCGACCCGGAGTAGTGCGGCAGCTTGATCCCCACCCCGGCGAAGGCGTAGAGCACCAGGCCGGAGCAGTCGAATCCCACCGTGTTGGCCCCGGAGTCGATACCCCGGCTGGGACCCGCGGCGTTCCCGCCACCCCAGGAGTACGGCACACCCATCTGCGACATGCCGCGCCGGATCACATATTCGGAGGCCTGCCGCCCGTAGACCCGCGGTATCGCGCCGTTGGTGATGCCGGTGTCGGCGGGCTTGAGGATGCCGATCTTCTCCAGGAACTTGCGGCCGAGGTCCGCCGTGACCTGAGCGGACGTCGCCGAGATCTGCAGCACCGTGTTGACGATGGCGATCGGGTCGCCGGACATGAACGCGCTGGGCACCATCGGCAACGTGGTGTCCCACTGGCTGATGTCACCGTAGGGCACCACCCCGGCGGCCGCCTGCGGGCTGCGGTCCCAGTCCGCTTCCGGGCCGGGCGCGCCGGCGGGTGCGGGGGCCGACGGGGACGCCGCCGCACCGGTCTGGGCGGGTCCGGCCGGAGCGGCGGCGGGTGCCGGCCGCGCCGCCGCGAGGCGAGCCTTGGCCTCTTCGCGTTGCGCGGCCAACGCGTCGACCTGGGCCTGCTGCTCACTGAAGGTCTGCTGGGCGGACTTGAGCGCCTCGACGGCGGCGTCCTGACTGGATTGCGCCTCGCGCGCGGCCTGGTCGGCCTTCTCCTTGGCCGACCGGGCCATCGACTCCTTGTTCACCTGCTCGGTGCGGGCGCGCTGCAGGTTGGCCATCACCTGATGGGAACTCACGGAGACGGTCTTGCTCGCCGACGCCGTCGCGATGACGTCCTCCGGGGTCCGTGCGGTCAAATAGGACGCGGAAGGGCCGGCGACGTAGGTGGCGGCGGCGAACTCGTCGAACCGCTGCTGCGCGTCGGCGATCGCCGCGTTGGCGGCCTCGACCGCCTTGGCGCTCTCGTCGATCTGACGCTGGGCCAGGGCGGCGTTGTCGCGGGCGGTCTGCACGTCGACCAGCGCCTTGTTGACGCTCTCCTGCTGCAGCTGAATCTGCGCACCCAACTCGTCGAGGCGCTGGTTGGCCTCGGCGACGTCGGCGATCAATGCCGCCAGGCTGGTGGGGTTGGGCTCGGGATCGGCCGTCGCCACACCGGCGGTGAGAAGGCCCGGCGTGGCGATGAGCAACGCCAGCGCGGCAACCTGAGAAATGGCCCGGACGGGCACCATGCGTCTCATTCGACTCGGTCTCCTCATGGCTTTGCTCAAACCGATGGCCCCAACCCACTGCAGTCACAGGAGGCACACCTACACCAATAGGCTTAGTTTGCACCGTACGTCACTGTTGACGCTAAAGAAACTTCAGTCACAAATTACAAGAACGTAATTAAATGAATGTGACCAAATGGTGACCTGGCGCCATTTGTCGAATAAGGCGCCGCGGGAGCCCTACGAGTCAGCAGAAGCGGTGTCTGCCTGCGGTTTTGGCGCATCGGCGGACTTCGCCCGAACTTGCAGCATTCGGGTGAGGACGGCGGCCAGTAATACGCCGACGGTAAGCACGATCGTCAGCCCGGTCCAGGGAAAGTCGGGGGTGTTCAACTGGTCGACGAAATTCTGCGCGGATTGCACCGGATTACCGGTCTTGGCGAGGTCTTCGCCGGCCTCGAGGGTGACGCGGTCGAACACCTGACTGTGGGTGCCGGCAAACGACGGACTGAGCACCAGCACGGTGGCGTCAGGATGGGACTGGGCCACCACGGTCGCGATGTCCCGGAGTGGGGTGTCGATCGGCGGATTGGTGTCGATCACCACGACCTTGAGGTCGATGCCCTGCTGCTGGGCGTCGGCGACCACGCGCTGCAACCCGGACTCGTCGGCCGGGGCCGCGCTGACGCCGTCGGCGGCGACCTCGGCGAGCACCACGTCCATGTCGACGTCGGGCGGGATGTAGGCCGGAAGAACCGGAACCAGGGGTGATTGCGGTGGCGTGGACAGCGTCTCCGGACCGAGCATGGGAAGCACGGTACGCGACGAGTCCGGGACCGGGTTGGCAGCACGCGCGGCCAAGGGGAAGACTTGTCGTCAGGGCCTCGGGTCAGTCCACAGCCCGCCCACCCTAATGCAGTACGAGCGTACTGTTAAAGTAGTAGAGATCGCCGGCACAGCCCGTCGGCGAGACAACTAAACGCCGGGAGTTGATGTGACCAGCAAGAATACGTTTGGAGCGCGCGCCACGCTCAACGTAGGAGACAACAGCTACGAGATCTACCGCCTCGACGCCGTCCCGGGCACCGAAAAGCTTCCCTACAGCCTGAAAGTGCTCGCCGAGAACCTGCTGCGCACCGAGGACGGCGCCAACATCACCAAGGAGCACGTCGAGGCCCTGGCCAACTGGGATCCGACCGCCGAGCCCAGCGTCGAGATCCAGTTCACCCCGGCGCGGGTGGTCATGCAGGACTTCACCGGCGTGCCGTGCATCGTCGACCTGGCCACCATGCGTGAGGCCATCGCCACCCTCGGGGGCGATCCGGAGAAGGTGAACCCGCTGGCTCCGGCCGACCTGGTGATCGACCACTCGGTGATCGCCGATCTGTTCGGCCGCGCCGACGCGTTCGAGCGCAACGTGGAGATCGAGTACGAGCGCAACGGTGAGCGCTACCAGTTCCTGCGTTGGGGACAGGGCGCCTTCGACGACTTCAAGGTGGTCCCCCCGGGCACCGGCATCGTGCACCAGGTCAACATCGAATACCTGGCGCCGGTGGTGATGCAGCGTGACGGGGTCGCTTACCCGGACACCTGCGTGGGCACCGACAGCCACACCACCATGGTCAACGGCCTGGGCGTGCTCGGCTGGGGCGTCGGCGGCATCGAGGCCGAGGCCGCGATGCTCGGCCAGCCGGTGTCGATGCTCATCCCCCGCGTCGTCGGGTTCAAGCTCACCGGCGAGCGGCAGACCGGCGTGACCGCCACCGACATCGTGCTCACCGCCACCGAGATGCTGCGCCAGCACGGCGTGGTGGGCAAGTTCGTCGAGTTCTACGGCGAGGGCGTGGCCGAGATCCCGCTGGCCAACCGCGCCACCTTGGGCAACATGAGCCCCGAATTCGGTTCCACCGCCGCGATTTTCCCGATCGACGACGAGACCTTGAGCTACCTGCGGTTCACCGGTCGCAGCGAGGAGCAGCTGGCACTGGTCGAGGCCTACGCCAAGGAACAGGGCCTGTGGCACGACCCGTCGCGCGAGCCGAAGTACTCCGAGTACATCGAGCTGGACCTGTCCACCGTGGTGCCCTCGATCGCCGGCCCGAAGCGGCCGCAGGACCGCATCGCGCTGACCGACGCGAAGAACGCCTGGCGGCGCGACATCGCCGACTACGTCGAGGACGGCGAGTTCAACGGCGAGTACTCCCAACTCGACGAGGCCATCGACGAGACGTTCCCGGCCAGCGACCCGGTGCGCAACACCTCGTTCCTCAACAACAAGAAGCCCCCGACGGCCACCGAAGACGGCCTGGCGCAGGTTGCCGGCCGCCCGTCCAAGCGCGTCGCGGTGAAGGCCGCCGAGCTGGGCGAGTTCGAGATCGACCACGGCTCGGTGGTGATCGCGGCGATCACCTCGTGCACCAACACCTCCAACCCGGAGGTGATGCTCGGCGCGGCGCTGCTGGCCCGCAACGCCGTCGAGAAGGGCCTGGCCACCAAGCCCTGGGTGAAGACCACCATGGCACCGGGCTCGCAGGTCGTCAGCGACTACTACGACAAGGCCGGCCTGTGGCCCTACCTGGAGAAGCTCGGCTTCTTCCTGGTCGGTTACGGCTGCACCACCTGCATCGGCAACAGCGGTCCGCTGCCCGAGGAGATCTCGAAGGCCATCAACGACAACGACCTGGCCGCGGCGGCCGTGCTGTCGGGTAACCGCAACTTCGAGGGCCGGATCAACCCGGACGTGAAGATGAACTACCTGGCCTCCCCGCCGCTGGTGATCGCCTACGCGCTGGCCGGGACGATGGACTTCGACTTCGAGGCCGATCCGCTGGGGCAGGACAAGGACGGCAACGACGTCTTCCTGAAGGACATCTGGCCCTCGCAGCAGGACATCTCCGACACCATCGCCTCGTCGATCAGCCGGGAGATGTTCCTGAAGAACTACGCCGACGTCTTCAAGGGCGATGAGCGCTGGCAGAACCTGCCGACGCCGGACGGCAAGACCTTCGATTGGGATCCGCAGTCGACCTACGTGCGCAAGCCCCCGTACTTCGACGGCATGCCTGCCGAGCCCACCCCGGTGTCCGACATCACCGGCGCCAGAGTCCTTGCGCTGCTGGGTGATTCGGTGACCACCGACCACATCAGCCCGGCGGGCAACATCAAGGAGGGCACGCCGGCGGCCCAGTACCTGGAGGCCAACGGCGTCGAGCGCAAGAACTTCAACTCGTTCGGGTCACGGCGCGGCAACCACGAGGTGATGATCCGCGGCACCTTCGCCAACATCCGGCTGCGCAACCAGTTGCTCGACGACGTCTCCGGCGGGTACACGCGCGACTTCACGCAGGAGGGCGCCCCGCAGGCGTTCATCTACGACGCGTCGCAGAACTATCAGAAGGCCGGCATCCCGCTGGTGGTCCTGGGCGGCAAGGAGTACGGCTCCGGCTCGTCGCGCGACTGGGCGGCCAAGGGCACCAGCCTGCTGGGCGTGCGCGCGGTCATCACCGAGTCCTTCGAACGCATCCACCGGTCGAATCTGATCGGCATGGGCGTCATCCCGCTGCAGTTCCCCGAGGGCGAGTCCGCCGGTTCGCTGCAGCTCGACGGCACCGAGACCTACGACATCACCGGTATCGAGGAGCTCAACAACGGCCGGACCCCGGAGACCGTGCACGTGACGGCCACCAAGGAGGACGGCTCCAAGGTCGAGTTCGACGCGGTGGTCCGCATCGACACCCCGGGTGAGGCCGACTACTTCCGCAACGGGGGCATCCTGCAGTACGTGCTGCGCAACATGCTGAAGGCCTGAGCGGGACACCGGAGAGGCGAGGGCATAGTCCATGCCCAGAGTCAGTGAGGACCATCTGGCGGCTCGGCGCCGGCAGATCCTCGACGGCGCCCGTCGCTGCTTTGCCGAACACGGCTACGAAAGAGCGACGGTGCGCCGCCTCGAGCAATCGATCGGTTTGTCGAGGGGTGCGATCTTCCACCATTTCCGCGACAAGGACTCACTCTTCTTCGAGCTCGCGCGCGAGGACGCCGAGCGGATGGCCGACGTGGCCTCCCGCGAGGGGCTGATCCAGGTGATGCGGGACCTGCTGGCCGCCCCGGAACAGTTCGACTGGCTGGCGACCCGGCTGGAGATCGCCCGAAAACTCCGCAATGACCCGGAGTTTCACCAGGGCTGGGCGGAGCGCTCGGCCGAACTGTCAGCGGCCACCAGCGAACGGTTGCGGCGCCAGAAGCAGGCGGGTCGGCTGCGCGACGACGTGCCGGGTGAGGTGTTGCAGACATACCTGGACCTGGTGCTCGACGGGTTGGTGGCCCGGCTGGCGTCCGGCGACGACCCCGACGAACTCAGCGCGGTCCTCGATCTCGTCGAGGCCTCGGTGCGCCAACCGAACTGAGGCGGGCCGGTATCAGCTGACGCGGCGGGTCCGATGGTTGGGCCCGCCGCGGCTGCGCATCGTGGTGCCCGACTCACGCAGCATCGAGTGGATGGACCCGTAGGAGCGCCCGGTCCTCGCGACCAGGGTCCGGATGCTCGCCCCGCCCTCGTAGGCGCGGCGCAGTTCGTCGATCAGCTGATCGCGCGCCTTGTTCGGCTTCTTCATTGAGGCCTCCCGCAGTTGACAGGTCCCCGGCACCATCCAGCGTAGAACCGCCGTCGGCGAATGCGACCGGAATCGGTGAAACCTGCTGCGCGCGACTGGCGTCCCGTCAGGCGAGCTCGATCAGGTCCCGGTATTCGTCGGACCAGAAGTCCTCGGTGCCGTCGGGAAGCAACACCACCCGCTGCGGATCGAGCGCCTCGGCGGCGCCCGGGTCGTGGGTCACCAACACTACGGCCCCCTGATAGCTGCGCAAGGCGTCGAGGACCTGCTCGCGGGAGGCGGGGTCGAGGTTGTTCGTCGGCTCGTCGAGCAGCAACACGTTTGCGGTCGAGGCCACCAGACCCGCCAGCGCCAGCCGGGTCTTCTCGCCGCCGGACAGCGTCCCGGCCGGCTGATCGAGCTGTGCGCCGCTGAACATGAACGCGCCGAGCAGCCCGCGCAGGTCTTGTTCTCCGGTGTCCGGCGCGGCGTGGCGGATGTTCTCCCAGACGGTGGCGTGGTCGTCGAGGGTGTCGTGCTCCTGGGCGAAGTAGCCGATCTTGAGGCCGTGGCCCGGCTCGATGGAGCCGGCGTCCAGGGACTCGACCCCCGCCAGCTGGCGCAGCAGCGTGGTCTTGCCGGCGCCGTTGAGGCCGAGCACCACGACGCGGGAGCCCCGGTCGATGGCCAGGTCGACGCCGGTGAAGACCTCCAGCGAACCGTAGTTCTTGGTCAGCCCCTTGGCCACCAGCGGGGTGCGGCCACACGCGGCCGGCGTCGGGAACTTGATCCGGGCCACCTTGTCGGCCACCCGTTCCTCGTCCAGCGCCGCCATCATCCGTTCGGCACGGCGCAACATGTTCTGTGCGGCAACGGCTTTGGTAGCCTTGGCCCCCATCTTGGCGGCCTGGGTGCGCAACGCCGCCGCCTTACGTTCGGCGTTGGCGCGCTCACGTCGACGGCGTTGCTCGTCGGTGGCGCGCGCGTCGAGGTACTTCTGCCACCCCATGTTGTAGACGTCGACCTCGCCCCGCACGGCGTCGAGGAACCAGACCCGATTGACCACCTCGGCCAGCAGGTCGACGTTGTGGCTGATCATCACCAGGCCGCCGGTGTGGTTCTTCAGGAAGTCCCGCAGCCAGCCGATCGAGTCGGCGTCGAGGTGGTTGGTGGGCTCGTCGAGCAGCAGGGTGGTCGCCGAGCCCGAACCGCTGTCGCTGGCGGCGAACAGGATCCGGGACAGCTCCACCCGGCGGCGCTGACCGCCGGAGAGGGTGCGCAGCGGCTGGGTCAGCACCCGTTCGGGCAGCCCGAGGCTCGCGCAGATCCGACCGGCTTCGCTCTCGGCGGCATAACCGCCGAGCGCGGAGAACCGCTCCTCGAGCTGGCCGTAGCGGCGGACGGCCTGATCGCGGGCCCGGTCGTCGGCCACCTCGGCCATCAGCGCCTGCTGTTTCTCCAGATCCGCCAGCAGGGTGTCGAGTCCGCGGGCGGACAGCACCCGGTCGCGCGCCAGGATGTCGAGGTCGCCCTCCTTGGGATCCTGCGGCAGGTACCCGATCTCGCCCGCGCGG
This DNA window, taken from Mycolicibacterium sp. MU0050, encodes the following:
- a CDS encoding helix-turn-helix domain-containing protein; translated protein: MPRVSEDHLAARRRQILDGARRCFAEHGYERATVRRLEQSIGLSRGAIFHHFRDKDSLFFELAREDAERMADVASREGLIQVMRDLLAAPEQFDWLATRLEIARKLRNDPEFHQGWAERSAELSAATSERLRRQKQAGRLRDDVPGEVLQTYLDLVLDGLVARLASGDDPDELSAVLDLVEASVRQPN
- a CDS encoding helix-turn-helix domain-containing protein; its protein translation is MKKPNKARDQLIDELRRAYEGGASIRTLVARTGRSYGSIHSMLRESGTTMRSRGGPNHRTRRVS
- a CDS encoding ABC-F family ATP-binding cassette domain-containing protein; this translates as MITATDLEVRAGARTLLLADGPALRIQPGDRIGLVGRNGAGKTTTMRILAGEGEPYAGAVTRAGEIGYLPQDPKEGDLDILARDRVLSARGLDTLLADLEKQQALMAEVADDRARDQAVRRYGQLEERFSALGGYAAESEAGRICASLGLPERVLTQPLRTLSGGQRRRVELSRILFAASDSGSGSATTLLLDEPTNHLDADSIGWLRDFLKNHTGGLVMISHNVDLLAEVVNRVWFLDAVRGEVDVYNMGWQKYLDARATDEQRRRRERANAERKAAALRTQAAKMGAKATKAVAAQNMLRRAERMMAALDEERVADKVARIKFPTPAACGRTPLVAKGLTKNYGSLEVFTGVDLAIDRGSRVVVLGLNGAGKTTLLRQLAGVESLDAGSIEPGHGLKIGYFAQEHDTLDDHATVWENIRHAAPDTGEQDLRGLLGAFMFSGAQLDQPAGTLSGGEKTRLALAGLVASTANVLLLDEPTNNLDPASREQVLDALRSYQGAVVLVTHDPGAAEALDPQRVVLLPDGTEDFWSDEYRDLIELA